The DNA sequence CCCTCGCTCGTCCGCTCCCTCCGCCCGCTGAGCGACCTCTCGGCCCTTTGGGCCTGCTTCCGCCTCATCCGAAAGGGAGGCTTCGATCTCGTGCACACCCACACCTCGAAGGCCGGCATCCTCGGGCGCCTTGCGGCGCGGCTGGCAAACGGGTGCGCCGTAGTCCATACCCCCCACGGGCATATCTTCTACGGCTATTTCGGACCCGCCGTCACCCGCCTTTTCATCTGGGCCGAGCGCCTCGCCGCGCGGTGGACCGACGCCATCATCACCCTCACCCGCCTGGAGGAGGAAGAACATCTCGCCGTCGGCATCGGCCGACCCGAGCTGTTCACCCGCATCTTCAGCGGAATCCCCCTGCCGAAAAGCGGCGCGCCCCGCTCGCCGGAGGAGCGCTCCGAGCGCCGCCGGAGCCTGGGGCTTCCCGCGGAGTGTCTGCTGATCGGCTCCATCGGCCGGCTGGACCCGATCAAGGGGCACGAACATCTGCTCCGCGCCTTCGCCCGGATTCTTCCCCGGCACCCGGAGGCCCGCCTGATCCTCGTCGGCGACGGGGAGCTGCGCGCCCACTGCGAAGCCCTGGCCCGTGAACTCGGCATCGCGGAAAACACATTCT is a window from the bacterium genome containing:
- a CDS encoding glycosyltransferase family 4 protein — encoded protein: MRILHLITRLDRGGSADNTLYSCMGQIRAGHEVTLAVGPGITEESPLLEEAEALGVQTVRIPSLVRSLRPLSDLSALWACFRLIRKGGFDLVHTHTSKAGILGRLAARLANGCAVVHTPHGHIFYGYFGPAVTRLFIWAERLAARWTDAIITLTRLEEEEHLAVGIGRPELFTRIFSGIPLPKSGAPRSPEERSERRRSLGLPAECLLIGSIGRLDPIKGHEHLLRAFARILPRHPEARLILVGDGELRAHCEALARELGIAENTFFPGWQNAAVRYLEAMDIFVLPSLNEGMSRAVVEAMAAGVAVIASRVGGVPELIEEERNGLLVPPADPVALAGAMERLLADRELRERMGCEGLRQTSEYSVEKMIDRIEALYMKIRPSAAKKGSPA